GGCCATTCGCTCGGCGGTGTCGTCGCGCTGGAGCTGGCGAGCGGGCGCTACGGGCTCGACGTCAGCAGCGTGCTGGCGGTGGGCATCAAGGTGGAGTGGAGCGAAGACGACCTGGCCCGTGCCGCCGCGATGGCCGCCCGTCCACCAAGACTGTTCAACACCCGAGAGGAGGCCGAAACCGCCTGTCTGAAGATCGCCGGACTGACCGGACTGGCTCCGGCCGACCCGGACGGCGTCACCGAGACCGCGGACGGCTGGCGGCTGGTCCTGGACCCGCCCGCGTTCGGCGTCGGCCGTCCGGATATGCCAGGGCTCCTGGCCGCCGCGCGCTGCCCTGTGGTGCTCGCCACCGGCGAGAACGATCCGATGTGCCGTCCCGAGCAACTGCGCGCCCTGGATCCCGAGGCAGTGGTCCTGTCCGGGCTGGGGCACAACGCGCACGTCGAGGATCCAGCCGCGGTGGCGGCGCTGCTCACCCCGCGAACCGACTGAGCAAGCGCTTAGACTGACCGGGTGACGACGATCGATCCGACCCGGACCGGGCTAGACCAGCTGCTGAAGCTCGAACCGCTCGAGCTGAACCTGTTCCGCGGCTGGTGCCACCAGGGTTCGCCGCAGCGGGCGTTCGGCGGTCAGGTCGCGGCGCAGGCGCTCACCGCGGCCGGCGCGACCGTGCCCTCCGCGCGGCACGTGCACTCGCTGCACGGCTATTTCATCCGCGGCGGCCGCACCGACATGCCGATCATCTACGAGGTCGAGCGCACCCGCGACGGCGGTTCGTTCACCACGCGCCGGGTCGTCGCGATCCAGAACGGCGAGAGCATTTTCAGCCTTTCCGCGTCGTTCCAGACGGAGGCGGAAAGCAGTGCGCACCAAGCGCGGATGCCGGACGTCCCCGCCCCGGACGAGGCAGGCGTCGTCGAGCAGGACCGCTCGCCGATCGTCTTGTCCGCCATCGAGGTCCGCTTCGTCAGCAACCCGGAAACCGGACTGCCCGACACCGGCCGCGGCCCGCGTCAGCAGATCTGGGTGCGAGCGAAGGACGCGCTGCCGGACGCCCCGCTGGCGCACGTCTGCGCGCTCACCTACATCTCCGACATCCGCCTGGCCGGCACCGCGCTGCTGCCCCACCGCGCCGACCCGGGCGAACCGCAGCTGACGTCGCTCGACCACGCGGTGTGGTTCCACCGCCCGTTCCGCGCGGACGAATGGCTGCTGTTCGACATGGAAAGCCCCAGCTACGCGAACACCCGAGGCCTGACCCACGGCGAGTTCTTCACTACCGACGGACGACTCGTCGCCTCGGTGACGCAAGAAGTACTGCTGCGCAGGCGCTGACTCAGTCCGATGTAGACAGTTCAGCCAAGCCGGACCCGCACCGGCCCGGCCGGCTCCGCGGCGGCCTCGGCAACCGGCTCGCGCAGCACCTTCGACAACTGCCACGCCTCGAGCCCGGCGAGGACGGTGTTGGCGACCACGAGAAGCAAGTACAACCCGGCCTGCACCGAAAGCCGGAACGGATGCTGGTCGGAAGACCCGGCCAGCAAAGAAACATGGCACGCGACGACGACCGCCATCGACGCCGCGGACAACCCGCCGAGCACGATGAGCAAGGCCCGCAGCACCCGGGTGCGCCGCCAGTTGAGGTAGCCGGTCTGGACCAGATCCGGCGTGCTGACCATGACCAGCCCGCAGCCGTACCCGGAAAAACCGCCGACCACGCCGCCGCCCGCGACCAGCGCGGTCGTCAGGTGGTACGAAACCGGAACCCGGTAGGCGGCGAGGATCGCGGCCACACAGACCAGCAGCCCCAGCGGCAGGTGCGGCCAGCCGTACCAGGGAAGCCGCCGCTCCATCCGGAGAATCGTCGGCAGATCGACATCGCGGTACGCCTCGGGGTCGCGCAAAGCCATTCGCACCGTTCCTCTCGTCCCGGAAACCCCCGGTGTGTGCGCGGTGACCGGCGAAGCCTAGGGCAGGCCGCGCGACCGTGCAAAACCCACGCGAACCGGCCGGCAGGCGGGACCAGATCACCACCCCTACTTTCGCACCCGGCCCCCGACCCCGCGCGGACTGGGAAAGACCGCGTGACCCACGCCACCCGACGGTCCGCGCGCATCCTCTCGACCAGCAGGAATCATCGCCGAATCCGCATTCATTTCTTGCGGTTCATAGTGGGTCGTCCCGGGATGTCCGGTAGAGCGATTTTCTGTCGGTGGTGCAAGTTAGGCTGCAGGCATGAACACCGACGCACCCACCGTCGCCGCCGAAGATCTCGCCCAAGGCCAGTGGTTCTGGCACGAACCCGCGCCCGGCCTGCGTTCCTGGCCGCTGCAGGTGGCCACGGCCGAGATCCTCGAAGACGCGGTCCGCATCATCACCACCGACGAGGTCCGCGAACTGGTCTCGTACGCCCGCGACCGCCGGGTCCGCCTGGCCGTCGCCTCCTGAACGACGACACCACCGGGGAAGCACTGGGGAAATCTGGGGGGATTGGGCCGACCGCATCCGCGAGCGGCCCGTCCACTATGGACACCACATCGGACGCCGCAGCCTTCGTCAGATCTCGGGCTGAATCTTCTTAGCTTTCGGCAGGTTTTGCCGCTCTGCGCTTAGCCCTGTCCCACGACGATCGCCAGGCGACTCAAATCTGTCGGCGGGCTTACCGCCCCACCCGTCAAGCGACCACACCACGCTGTCCCGTCGCGTAGCCGTGCGGCACTGCCCGGTGTATCCCGCCTGTCGCCAGCGGATCCGTTGCCTTGCAAGCAGATCTCCGTCGCCCGCGCCGCGACCAAGGGGCTTGCTCAGCGGGACAGGACGCCTTGCAGCAGGACGTCCAGGAGATGCCGAGCGCGGGAATCCCACTCGTCGTCGTCCAAGCGGGTCAGGTAGCCCGAGAGGATGAACAGGTCGCGGGCGTCGATGTCGGGGCGGATGGTTCCCGCGGACTTTCCGGCGTCGAGCAGGAGGGTGATGGCGTCGCCGAGCGGGCCGTGGCTTTCTTCGGACAGGCCTTTCCACACCGCGGTTTCCAGTGCCGCGAAGACGCCGCGTTTGACTCGGGCGTATTCGGCGATCCGGTCGAACCACCGGGACAGCGCTTCGACTGGTTCATAAGCAGCCAGCAGTTCCGGGGCCAGCGCGACCAGGTCCTCGACCTCCTGCCGGTACACCTCGGCGAGCAAGTCCTCGCGGGTGGGGAAGTGCCGGTAGAGCGTGCCCTGCCCGACGCCGGCCGACTTGGCCACCGCGTTCAGCCGCAACTCCCCCGAGGAAGCGACCGCTTCGCGGGCGATCTCGACGATCCGCTCCCGGTTCTCCCGGGCATCAGCCCGCTGGGCCGCGCTCATCGGCGACGACCGGTACCAGTGGAGACGCACATATCGCCACGTTATCGCGGACCCCGCGAGTGCTGCATAATCTGCGGCCCGGCACCGCCCGGCGGCGGCCAGGCACGCCCGACAGCGGCCAGGCGATCACGGGGGACGGCAGCGTCCAGGCCCACCGACGAGCACCGCTCCAGAGAAACAGCAACGTCTCCGCCTGCCAACCACGGCTGGGAGAACGACAGCGTCCCCAGCCGCCAACCACCACGGCACCCGCCGAAACAACAACCTCCCCACCCACCAACCACCACCACACCCGCCGAAACAACAACCTCCCCAGCCGCCAACCACCACCACACCCGCCGAAACAACAACCTCCCCAGCCGCCAACCACCACCACACCCGCCGAAACAACGCGCTCATCCACCACGCCCAAGGCACCCGCGAAACGGTCACGTCCCCCGCCACAGCCGAGACTCCAGGCAAACTCCGCCCGCCAGCGCCCAAGGCACCCGGGGAGCGGCAGCTTCCTGCCCGTCGACAACCGAGGGCACTCCGGGCACGACAACCCTTCTGGTCACAATCAGCACGCCCCGATCAGCCCGCCGCACCCCGCTCCGGCCAGAACCCCACCAAGCGCGGCCCCCAAGACGTTGTCCGCCAAACGGCATTGATAACCCCCACCCGCCCGTTGAAACACGCCGCGCATAACTCCCCGATTCGATTGACAACCCTTCCGGCCCCGGCAGAGGCTGGTCACAAGCTGCCAACGCCCGGCGCGGTCCGGTTACCCTGTCAACGGGCCGAAAACCGCACCGAAAGGCTGGCCCCGGCACTGAACCGCCAACGTCACGAGTTCTCTGGTGAGGAAAACGATGTCGATCGAGCACCGCGCACTATCCGACGGCAGCCCGGACCGGCGGGTGGCCGCGTTGGAGGAGGCTGTCGCGGGGCTGGCGAGGCGGGTCGGGGTGCTTGAGGCCGAGGCGGAGATCCGCCGCGTGCAGGCGCGCTACATGTTCCTCTGCGACACGCCTTGCCCCGAGTTCGGCGTCAACAACGACGACGAGCGGATCGACCTCATCATGGAGCTTTACACCGAGGACGCGGTCTGGGAGGGCGTCGGCGAGTACTACGACGGGCAGTTCGGGCGAGCGGAAGGCGCGGACGCCATCCGGGCGCATTTTCAGCGCTTCTGGGGCGAGAAGAAAGACCCCGAGCTTCTGCTGAACGCGCATTATCTCACCTCCGAGCAAATTCACGTGGACGGCGACGAGGCCACCGGGCAATGGATCCACATGCAGCCGTGGCTGTTCTCCGACGGGAAAGCGCTCCTGCGGTCCAGCCGGTTGAACAACGCGTTCCGGCGGGTCGGCGACACCTGGCGGATCACCCGTACTCGCACCGAAAACGTCTTCATCGCCCCGTTGCCGGAAGGCTGGGCCAGCGACTATCCCTCGGCCTCGGTGCTGATGAAGCCATGAGCGACGACCCGGTCGTGCACGTGGTGGACGACGACGAGGACCTCCGGCAGTCCCTGGTTTTCCTGCTGGAGAGCGTCGGCGTGCAAGCTCTCACGTACCCGGACGCCCAGACGTTCCTCGACGAGTTCGATCCGGCTGAGCCCGCGGTCGTGATCGTCGACGTGCGCATGCCCGCGATCAGCGGTTTTCAATTGCAGGAAAAACTCGCGGAAATCGACTGTCCGGCTCCTTTAATCTTCTGTTCCGCGCACGGCGACATTCCGATGTCCGTCCGCGCGCTCACCGCGGGGGCGGTCGATTTCCTGGAGAAGCCTTACCAGGCACAGCGCATGGTCGAGGTGGTCCAAACGCAGCTCATCGAGGCCCGCCGCCGGTTCGCGGAGCATGCGGAGCGGCAGGCGGTCCGGGCTCGGCTCGACACGCTGACTCAGCGCGAGCGCGAGGTGCTGCGGCTGGTGGTCGACGGGATGCCCAGCCAGGCGATCGCGCATCGGCTGGGCACGAGCGTCAAAACCGTGGACGTGCATCGGGCGCGGATCAAGGCGAAGACGTCGGCGGACAGCCTGGGGACGCTGGTCCGCGACATCCTCACCCATCGCGTCACCGTGTGAGCGCGGCCTCCACCCAACGACCCGTGCCCAGCAGCGCGGACTCGTCGGAAGCGCGGCCGACCAGCTGCAAGCCCAGCGGCAGGCCAGCCTCGTCGCGCAGGCCCGGCACGGCGATGACCGGGAGGCCCAGCGCTTGCCACGGGCGGCTGAGCACGGGATCGCCGGTCGCTGCCAAGCCAGCAGGGGCCGAGCCGAGCGCGGCGGGAGCGAGGACGGCGTCGTAGCCACCGACGATCTCCGCGAGGCGCGTGGCACCGGAAGCGACGACGTCCAGTGCGGCCTCGTATTCCGCTCGCGGCATCTCCGCACCGGTACGGAGCAGTTGCGCCAGTGGGGCGCTGAGGCGGTCCGCGGAAGCAAGCTCGACCGAACGTTCCCGCGCCGCCTCGTAGGCCATCACCACGGGGTGTGCGGCGGTCAAAGCAGGTACCAGAGCGGGATCCGGGAATTCGTCGACGACGGCACCGGCGGCGCGCAGCAGAGAAACCGCGGTGCCGACCGCATTTTCCATAGCCGGGCTCACGTCGGCCGAGGACCACACCAGCAATCGCGGCGCGGAAGAGGGAGCAACTTCCGGCTCGCCCGACAGCGCGGACCAGGCCAACGCCAGATCGGAAACCGTCGCGGTGAACATGCCGTGGCTGTCCAGGCTCGGGCTCAGGCCGGTGACGCCGTCGACCGGGAACCGGCCCCGGGTCATGACCAGCGAGGCGACGCCGCAGAACGCCGCCGGTCGCGTGACCGAGCCAGCGGTTTGGGACCCGAGAGCCAACGGGACGTGTCCGGCGGCGACGGCAGCGGCGGAACCGCTGGAGGAACCGCCGGGCGTGTGGCCGGGTGCCGCCGGATTACCCGTGGGACCGGGTGCGAAGAAAGCGAATTCCGTGGTGACCGTTTTGCCGATCGGCACTGCTCCGGCCCGACGCCACTCGCGCACGATCGAAGCGTCCACAGTGGCCGGTGCGGCGTCCGCGCGCAGGACGGAGCCGCAGCGGGTCGGGAGTCCGGCCAGGTCGATGATGTCCTTGACGCCCAACGGAACTCCGCCTAGCGGTCCCGGCGAAGAAGGCAAGTAGGCGGACGAAACCCAAGCGTCGTAAGAAGCCGCGGCGATCCGGGAACGGGCTTCCGCCGCAGCGGCTTCCGGCGTCGTCCGGCCCGCGACCAGATCAGCGACCAGCGCGCGCAGCGACCACGGGGCGGTCACGGCTGGGTCCAGGCGGCGTCGGCGGTCCAGTAGTCCATGCCGCTCGCGCTGACCGCGTGCCGCCACTCCGACGTCCGGCGCAGCAGCGGTTCGACGCGGGCGGTGGCCTCGTCGGCGGCGTCCGGGCCGTCGGCCGGGACCTGCCAGTGCACCCAATCCAGTTCGCGGCCGTGCTCGTCGTGCACGAAGAGGTCGACGTGCCGCCAGCCGTAGCCGTGCGTGTCGTTGTAGCAGGTCAGGGTCATCCGGTCCACGGGTTCTCCTCGATCAGGCGTCGATCAGGCGCTCAGCGCGGCAAGCCGGTGGAAGCGGCGCTGGAAGTACACCAGGGCGCCGCGGTCCGGCGCGGTCAGCACCTTCTCGATCTCCACGAACAGCACCGAATGCGACCCGTGTTCCTGTTCGGCGACGATCCGGCCGACCAACGAGGCCGCCGCGCCGCGCAGGACCGGGGCGTCCTCGCTGTCGAGGTCCCAGCAGTCCTGGTCGAAGCGTTCCGCGGTCGGCACCTTCGTCGCGCCGGCGAAGTGCATCGCCAGGTCCTCCTGTCCAGGGCCGAGGACGTTGACGCAGACCTGGCCGTTGCCGACCAGGATCGCGTGCGACCGGCTCGACCGGTTGACGCACACGAGCACGGTCGGCGGGCTGTCGGTGACCGAGCAGGCGGCGCTCACCGTCATCCCGGCGAGGCCGTGCGGGCCTGCGGTGGTCACGACGTTGACGGCCGCGGAGAGGTTGGCCATCGCGGTGCGGAATTCGCGCTGGGTCCGGGTCAGCTCGGACACGGTGCCTCCTAGTACTGGGGCCGGGACTGCCTCGACCGTACAAAGCCGCACCGGTCGCGGGATATCGAGAACTTCCCCGGCACGGCTGAAGAATTCCTAACCCGGGCCGGTCGCGGGCAGTGCGAAGCCGAAGCGCGAACCGCCGCCCGCGCGGTGTTCGGCCCAGATCGTCCCGTGCTGGCGGGTGATGATGCGGTGGCTCAGCGCCAGTCCGATGCCACTGCCGCGTTCTTTCGCGGTGAACGACTCGTCGAACGGATTGCGCGGGAAGCCGCGGCCGCGGTCGTCCACGGTGACCACGCCGGTGTCGCCGTCGCGGCGCGTGGTGAGCACCAGGCTGCGCCGCTGCTGCGGGCATTGCGCCATTTCCTCGATCGCGTTGAAGCACAGGTTCAGCACGACCTGGCCGGTCAGCACGCGTTCGCAGTGCACCGGCACTGGCTCGGCGGACCGGTCGAAGGTCACCTCGATCGCCGCCGGTTCGGCTCGCAACCGCACGAAATACAGGCATTCCTCCACGATCTCGTTGAGGTCGGCCACCTGCTCCACGTGCTCCAGATGCCCCACGAACGCCCGCACCGACGACACGATCTGGCTCGCCCGCTCGATCTGCCGGACCGCGCTGTCGATGCCGTACACGACCGGCGCGGCGTCGAGCGTCCGCGACCGGACCCCGGCCAGGAAGTTGCCCGCGGCGGCGAGCGGCTGGCTCAGCTCGTGCGCGATCGCCATCGCCATGTCGCCCATCGCGGTGTAGCGCGCCAGGTAGTTCTCCCGGTGCAGCTCGCGCTCGCGCCGGACCTCGCCGCGGACACGTTCGGACACGTCGTAGAGCAGCAGCAGAAACGCGTCTCCACCAGGCTCTCGAAGCCGTTCGACGCTGCCTTCCAGCCACACGCGACCCTGGATTTCCAGCCGCACCTGGGTAGCCGGCACCGCGCGTTCGCGGACCTCCTCCCAGGTGGCCGGACGGTCGTCGAGGCGCAGGCCGGCGTAATCGGTCAGGCGGCCGAGCGGTTCGTCCGGCGTCGCGCCGAACAGCGCGACCGCGGAGTCCGTCGCGAACCGCAGCTCGCCCGAGCCGTCGAGCATCAGTGCGACCGCCGACGTCTGCCTGGCCAGCGCGTCGACCCAGGACGTGGTCAGCCGCAGCTCGCGCTCGATTTCCTGCTCGCGTTCGATGTCGCGGAACTGCACCATCACCGCCGGACCCTGGGCCAGTTCGACCCGCGTGGCCACCGCGTCCGTCGGGATCACCCGGCCGGATTTCGTGCGGTAGTGCCATTCGATCCGGCTGACGCCCTTGTCGACCGCCTCCTGCAGCCACGCCCGTCCGATCACGCGGTCGTACTGCTGCGCGGAGCTGCTCATGTGGTTCGCCTTCAACGGCCGCAGCTCGGTGACGCTCCATTCGAGCATCTCGCAGGCCGCCGGGTTGGCCCACAGGATGTTCTTCGTCGCGCCGTCGTGCACGAGCACGCACGTGCGGCTGGCGTTCAGCATCGCGACGAAATCGTGCGTCGTCAGCTCGGGCGCGCGCGGGTCCGCTTCCATCGGCTCAGCGTAAAGCCCCTGGCTGGCGGCTCGCACTGAAGAAATCCCCTACGCCCGCTCAGGCACTACCAATTCCCGCGCGAGGGCGGGATTCGTACCGTCAGTGCCACCGCACCGGCATTCTGAGGAGCAGCGATGAGCGAAGTCACCGTCGAGGAGGTGCTCGCCGAGCTCGCCCAGCGCAAGGACGAGTTCCAGCAGCAGCGCTACGTTCCGCGCGACTTCGTCGACCGGCTCAAGCAGCTCGGCGTCTACCGGGCCAGCACGCCCGCGAAGTTCGGCGGCGAACCGCTGCCGCCCGCCGAATTCCTCCGCCTGATCGAGCGGATTTCCACAGTGGACGGTTCGACCGGCTGGGTCGCCAGCTTCGGCTCGTCGCTGATCTACCTCGCCGCTCTTCCGCTGGAGACGCAGGCCGAGCTGTACAAAGACGGTCCGGACGTCGCGTTCGCGGGCGGCCTGTTCCCGGTCCAGCCCGCCCCGGCGACCGAAACCGGCTTCCGCGTGGACGGCCGCTGGAAGTTCGCCAGCGGCTGCATGGGCGCGGACATCCTCGGCGTCGGCATCCCGGGCGACGAATCGACCGGCGGGAAACCGCGCACCGCGTTGCTGCGGCCCGAGCAGGTCGAAATCGTCCAGGACTGGGACGTCGTCGGCATGCGCGGCACCGGTTCGTTCGACCTGGTAGTGCGCGACGTCGAGGTCCCGCGCGAGTGGACGTTCATCCGCGGCGGCGCGCCCACGGTGGACGAACCGCTCTACCGCTACCCCACAATCGCTTACGCCGCACAGGTTCTCGCCGTCGTCGGCGCGGGTGTCGCGCGGGCCGCGCTCGACCACGCCCGCGACGTCGGCGCCGGCTACACCGGCGTCACCGGTGCGCCGAAACTCGCCGACCGCGCTTACTACCGCACCGGATACGCCGAGGCCGAGGCCGCGCTGCGGTCCGCTCGCGCCTGGTTCTACGAGGTCAGCCACGAGGTCTGGGACACCGTCGTATCCGGCGACGAGGCCACCGACGAGCAGAACGCCCAGCTGCGGCTTTCGTCCGCGCACCTGGCGAAGACGGCGTCCGAGGTCGTGTCGAAGCTCGTCGAGATTTCCGGCACCGCGCCGATCTATTCGACCCATCCGCTGCGTGGACTTCAGGGCGACGCACTGGTACCCAAGCAGCATGCGTTCCTGGGCCCGGCCATCCACGACGCCGCCGGCGCGGTGCTCATGGGTCAGCCGCCGACCAGCCCCGGATTCCGCTGACCAGCCACCACCACGACGAGGAGTCTCCGACTGTGAGCACGCAGCCCCTGCGGGTGCTTTTCTGCATCGGCATCAACCAGAACTTCTTCGACCTGCCCGCCGACGGCATCACCATCGGCGACGTCTGGCAGGCGTTCGTGTCCATGATGGACCAGCTGAAAGCGTTGCCGGGCATCACTTTCATCGGCGACATCGACGACGACGCGCACATGGTCGGCCCGTCCGACGGCTGGCCGTGGACCTGCTACATCCTCGCCGATGCCGACAGCCAGGAAACCGTCAAGGCCGGGTGCAATCTGCTGCGCACGACGGAGGTCGGCAGCAATGGCGTCAAGTTGTGGCGCTTCGCCAAGATCGAAGCCCGGATCGGCCGTCCGCTGACCGTCCGCGAAGACGTCGAACTGCCCGACTGAAATCGGAGACCTCATGACTGAGAACGCGACAGTTCCCGCGGATTTCGCCGAAAGCGACCGCGTGGCCGCCCGGTTGTACACCGATCCGGAAATCTTCGAACGCGAGATGACGCAGATCTTCGAGCGTTCGTGGGTGTGGGTCGCGCACGAAAGCGAATTGGCCCAGCCGGGGAACTTCAAGTCCACTTACGTCGGCCGCCAGCCGGTCATCGTGACGCGGGACCGCAAGGGCACGCTGCACACGATGCTCAACCGCTGCCGCCACCGCGGCGCGAGCCTGTGCGAGAAGCCGAGCGGCAAGGCGAACGGCTTCACCTGCCCGTACCACGCCTGGAGCTACGGCCTCGACGGCAAACTGCGCGGCATCCCTTACCCGGACGGCTACGAAGGCGTGCTGGAAAAGGGCGAACTGTCGCTGAAGAAACTGCGCACCGAATCGTACGGCGGCATGGTTTTCGCGACCTTCGCCGAGGACGGCGAGTCCCTGGAGGACTTCCTCGGCGACGCGAAACTGTGGATCGACCGCTTCATGAAGCAGGGCGGCGGTTACCCGATCAAGGTGCTGGGCAAGCACCAGTTCAAGTTCCGCGGAAACTGGAAGATCCAGCTGGAGAACACCACCGACGGTTACCATTTCCCGATCGTGCACCGGTCGTGGATGGCTTCGGTGGACGCGGAAACGGCCGACATGATGTCGTTCATGACCGATCCGTCGGCGATCACGCACGCGCTCGGCAACGGACACAGCGTCATGCAGATGGTGCCAGAGCACTCCGACCTGGACGTCGACGACGGCACCGAACCGCTGCAGGCCCGGTTCGACCACGTCGTGGCCGAACTGTCGAAGACGCTCGACGAGGCGCAGGTGCGCAAGGTCGTCCGAGCCATGCACGGCACCGGGTTCAACCTCAACCTGTTCCCGAACGTTTCGATGTCCGCGGCGTTTTTCCGCGTGCTGCGGCCGATTTCGGTCAACGAGACCTTGATCGAGCACGTCGCGATCGGTCCGGACGGACCGCCGGAGCTGGACATCGTCAACCGCGAGCGGCTGCGCATCCACGAGCACTTCCAGGGCCCGTTCGGCTTCGGCACGCCCGATGACGCCGAGGGCTGGGACCGCGTGCAGCGCGGTGCGCACGGCGGTCCGGACCTGCCGATCCTGGTCAACCGCGGGCTGGCGAGGGAAAAGGCGAGCCCCGAAGGCTGGCCGACCTCGCACGTCACCGACGAAACCGGCATGCGCGCCGCGTACGCCCAGTGGAAGGAGATGATGGGCGATGACTGAAACCGTCCCCACCACTGACGCCCGGGTCGCGCGCGCCGTCGACCTCGTCAACCGCGAGGCGGAGCTGCTGGACCGCACCGAATACCACGCATGGGAAAAGCTCTTCACCGAAGACGGGATTTACGTCATCCCGATCGACCGGGAAACCGACGATTTCGCCGGTTCGCTGAACATGGTTTACGACGACGCGCGGATGCGGCAGATGCGCGTCGCGCGGATGACCGAAGGCTACGCGCTCGCCGCCGTCGATTCCGCTCGCACGGTCCGCACGGTGTCGCGCTTCGTGCCGGAATCCGTTTCGGACGACGAAGTCGTGCTGCGTTCAGCGCAGATCCTGGTCGCGTACAAGCGCGGCAACCACGACCTGTGGGCGGCGGATCTGGTGCACCGCATCCGGTTCTCGCCGGAGGGCCCCGAGGGCGACCGGATCGCGTTGAAGGTCATCCGGCTGGTCAACAGCGACGACGCAGTTCCGGCCGCGGGATTCCTGCTGTGAACGCGCCGGCGGAACCGCACGTCGCGGTAGTCACGGGCGGCGCGAACGGTCTTGGCGAAGCGATCGTGCGCCAGCTGCACGCCGAGGGTTACCGCGTCGCGATCGCGGACGTCGACGGCGAAGCGGCCGAGAAGCTTGCCGCGGAACTCCGCAGCTGCCGTGGTTACGCGGTGGATGTGCGGGACCGGGCAGCGCTCGCGCAGCTGAAGGACGACGTCGTGCGCGATTTCGGCAGCGTCCAGGTGCTGGTCAACAACGCGGCCCGTACGCAGGCGCGGCCGCTGATGGAGATCACGCCGGAAGACCTCGACGCGGTTCTCGCGGTCAACTTCACCGGCACCTTCACCGCTTGTCAGCTCTTCGGCGCGTACTTCGCCGAACAGGGCTACGGGCGGATCGTGAACATGGCGTCGCTGGCCGGCCAGAACGGCGGCACCGCGACCGGTGGGCACTACGCGTCGTCCAAGGGCGCGATCATGTCCGCGACGAAGGTGTTCGCGCGGGAACTCGCGCCGCGCGGGGTGACCGTGAACGCCGTGTCGCCCGGGCCGCAGGACAGCCCGATGGTGCGGTCGATCGTCGGCGAGGACAACCTCGAGGCCTTCACGAAGAACATCCCCGTCGGCTGTC
The nucleotide sequence above comes from Amycolatopsis sp. AA4. Encoded proteins:
- a CDS encoding Rieske 2Fe-2S domain-containing protein, with translation MTENATVPADFAESDRVAARLYTDPEIFEREMTQIFERSWVWVAHESELAQPGNFKSTYVGRQPVIVTRDRKGTLHTMLNRCRHRGASLCEKPSGKANGFTCPYHAWSYGLDGKLRGIPYPDGYEGVLEKGELSLKKLRTESYGGMVFATFAEDGESLEDFLGDAKLWIDRFMKQGGGYPIKVLGKHQFKFRGNWKIQLENTTDGYHFPIVHRSWMASVDAETADMMSFMTDPSAITHALGNGHSVMQMVPEHSDLDVDDGTEPLQARFDHVVAELSKTLDEAQVRKVVRAMHGTGFNLNLFPNVSMSAAFFRVLRPISVNETLIEHVAIGPDGPPELDIVNRERLRIHEHFQGPFGFGTPDDAEGWDRVQRGAHGGPDLPILVNRGLAREKASPEGWPTSHVTDETGMRAAYAQWKEMMGDD
- a CDS encoding aromatic-ring-hydroxylating dioxygenase subunit beta, which produces MTETVPTTDARVARAVDLVNREAELLDRTEYHAWEKLFTEDGIYVIPIDRETDDFAGSLNMVYDDARMRQMRVARMTEGYALAAVDSARTVRTVSRFVPESVSDDEVVLRSAQILVAYKRGNHDLWAADLVHRIRFSPEGPEGDRIALKVIRLVNSDDAVPAAGFLL
- a CDS encoding SDR family NAD(P)-dependent oxidoreductase, translating into MNAPAEPHVAVVTGGANGLGEAIVRQLHAEGYRVAIADVDGEAAEKLAAELRSCRGYAVDVRDRAALAQLKDDVVRDFGSVQVLVNNAARTQARPLMEITPEDLDAVLAVNFTGTFTACQLFGAYFAEQGYGRIVNMASLAGQNGGTATGGHYASSKGAIMSATKVFARELAPRGVTVNAVSPGPQDSPMVRSIVGEDNLEAFTKNIPVGCLGDPAFIARMVSLLASPGAASVTGACWDANGGLYLR